A window of Nicotiana tabacum cultivar K326 chromosome 24, ASM71507v2, whole genome shotgun sequence contains these coding sequences:
- the LOC142178125 gene encoding putative E3 ubiquitin-protein ligase XERICO, protein MGLSGFPSPAEGMLPVLVMNTVLSAALIKNMLKSMLQMVGATWDQSNSQEEETSVSNESSSSSGSRERRVSITRYESLCKNRCGGGRGTTMECCVCLSKFKDDEKSIGR, encoded by the exons ATGGGGCTTTCGGGTTTTCCAAGTCCAGCTGAGGGAATGCTACCGGTATTGGTAATGAACACAGTGTTATCAGCGGCCTTAATCAAGAACATGTTGAAATCAATGCTTCAAATGGTGGGTGCTACTTGGGATCAATCCAATTCGCAAGAAGAAGAAACATCAGTTTCTAATGAAAGCAGTAGTAGCAGCGGGTCAAGAGAAAGAAGAGTGTCAATTACTAGGTACGAGTCTCTGTGTAAAAATAGGTGCGGCGGCGGCAGAGGGACGACAATGGAGTGTTGTGTGTGTTTAAGTAAGTTTAAAGATGACGAAAAG AGTATAGGTAGATGA